The following are encoded together in the Odocoileus virginianus isolate 20LAN1187 ecotype Illinois chromosome 28, Ovbor_1.2, whole genome shotgun sequence genome:
- the LOC110153015 gene encoding mammaglobin-A-like, which produces MKLVMVLMLAALSLCCYAGPGCSLLGNVIEKAIDPTVSKDEYRDYVQAFTQSETEKNAVDELKQCFLQQSNETLANFEQMMQTIYNSVFCKIF; this is translated from the exons ATGAAGCTGGTGATGGTCCTCATGCTGGCGGCCCTCTCCCTGTGCTGCTATGCAG GTCCTGGCTGCTCTCTTCTTGGCAACGTGATTGAAAAAGCAATTGATCCCACTGTGTCCAAGGATGAATATAGAGACTATGTTCAAGCGTTCACACAGAGTGAAACTGAGAAAAACGCTGTAGATGAATTAAAGCAATGTTTTCTCCAGCAGTCAAATGAAACTCTGGCCAATTTCGAACAGATGATG caaACCATTTACAACAGTgtattctgtaaaatattttaa